In one Dermochelys coriacea isolate rDerCor1 chromosome 20, rDerCor1.pri.v4, whole genome shotgun sequence genomic region, the following are encoded:
- the TUBB4A gene encoding tubulin beta-4A chain, protein MREIVHLQAGQCGNQIGAKFWEVISDEHGIDPTGTYHGDSDLQLERINVYYNEASGGKYVPRAVLVDLEPGTMDSVRSGPFGQIFRPDNFVFGQSGAGNNWAKGHYTEGAELVDSVLDVVRKEAESCDCLQGFQLTHSLGGGTGSGMGTLLISKIREEYPDRIMNTFSVVPSPKVSDTVVEPYNATLSVHQLVENTDETYCIDNEALYDICFRTLKLTTPTYGDLNHLVSATMSGVTTCLRFPGQLNADLRKLAVNMVPFPRLHFFMPGFAPLTSRGSQQYRALTVPELTQQMFDAKNMMAACDPRHGRYLTVAAVFRGRMSMKEVDEQMLNVQNKNSSYFVEWIPNNVKTAVCDIPPRGLKMAATFIGNSTAIQELFKRISEQFTAMFRRKAFLHWYTGEGMDEMEFTEAESNMNDLVSEYQQYQDATAEEGEFEEEAEEEMA, encoded by the exons TTTTGGGAAGTCATCAGTGATGAGCATGGCATAGACCCTACTGGTACCTACCATGGAGACAGTGACCTGCAGCTGGAGAGGATCAATGTGTATTACAATGAGGCTTCAG gtGGGAAGTATGTGCCCAGGGCAGTCCTGGTGGACCTGGAACCCGGGACCATGGACTCGGTCCGATCTGGTCCTTTTGGGCAGATCTTCAGGCCTGACAACTTTGTTTTCG GTCAGAGCGGAGCTGGTAACAACTGGGCCAAGGGGCACTACACGGAGGGGGCCGAGCTGGTGGACTCGGTGCTGGACGTGGTGAGGAAGGAGGCGGAGAGCTGCGACTGCCTGCAGGGCTTCCAGCTGACCCACTCGCTGGGCGGCGGCACCGGCTCAGGGATGGGCACGCTGCTGATTAGCAAGATCCGGGAGGAGTACCCCGATCGCATCATGAACACCTTCAGCGTGGTGCCGTCGCCCAAGGTCTCGGACACGGTGGTGGAGCCCTACAACGCCACCCTGTCCGTCCACCAGCTGGTGGAGAACACGGACGAGACCTACTGCATCGACAACGAGGCCCTGTACGACATCTGCTTCCGCACCCTCAAGCTCACCACCCCCACCTACGGCGACCTCAACCACCTGGTCTCTGCCACCATGAGCGGCGTCACCACCTGCCTCCGTTTCCCCGGGCAGCTCAACGCCGACCTCCGCAAGCTGGCCGTCAACATGGTGCCCTTCCCTCGCCTCCACTTCTTCATGCCCGGCTTTGCCCCCTTGACCAGCCGCGGCAGCCAGCAGTACCGGGCCTTGACCGTGCCCGAGCTGACCCAGCAGATGTTTGACGCCAAGAACATGATGGCGGCCTGCGACCCCCGCCACGGGCGCTACCTGACGGTGGCGGCCGTCTTCCGTGGCCGCATGTCCATGAAGGAGGTGGATGAGCAGATGCTGAATGTGCAGAACAAGAACAGCAGCTACTTCGTGGAGTGGATCCCCAACAACGTCAAGACGGCCGTGTGCGACATCCCGCCCCGCGGGCTCAAGATGGCCGCCACCTTCATCGGCAACAGCACGGCCATCCAGGAGCTCTTCAAGCGCATCTCGGAGCAGTTCACCGCCATGTTCCGCCGCAAGGCCTTCCTGCACTGGTACACGGGCGAGGGCATGGACGAGATGGAGTTCACCGAGGCAGAGAGCAACATGAACGACCTGGTCTCCGAATACCAGCAGTACCAGGATGCCACGGCTGAGGAAGGCGAGTTCGAAGAGGAAGCAGAGGAAGAAATGGCATAG